A section of the Candidatus Omnitrophota bacterium genome encodes:
- a CDS encoding type II secretion system protein GspE, with the protein MTLSLTKKIYDLLIAKGLVAQEDLDKAKKIASEQGGNLSDILVKMNVVSKDDLLTTLSEGLGFPLINLSRMRINEDTLKIIPKKIQLSYKMLPISRVGKLLTVAMVDPLNIFALDDVKAITNLDISTVIAEDSDMEEALNRYYGVSADEEISQIVEDIESTKMEMVSEEGEKVSAGELLQITEDAPVVKLANLILTQAIKERASDILIEPMEANSRVRYRVDGILREAQLAPKKFHSALISRIKVMSNLNIAERRMPQDGRFKLKIEDRRIDFRVSIIPSSIGEKAALRILDKEQAMIDIDRLGFKKRDREKIRHASEQPHGMILVCGPTGCGKTTTLYSILKHVDSPGSNLVTVEDPVEYELHGINQVSVNEDVGLTFAGCLRSILRQDPDVIMVGEIRDFETVDTAIKSALTGHLVLSTVHTNTAAGSVVRLVNMGVEPFLIASSVILIAAQRLLRRLCPECKESLAPSEDIIEQYGLYDKDGKPVKKIYRPKGCKWCANTGYKGRVGIVECMEISPAIKDLLFKKAEDFEIQKVAVKEGMTTLRRNGVENVIDGVTSLEEVLRITV; encoded by the coding sequence ATGACTTTATCTCTGACCAAAAAGATTTATGACCTGTTGATCGCCAAAGGTCTTGTGGCCCAGGAGGACCTTGATAAGGCGAAAAAGATCGCCAGTGAACAGGGCGGCAACCTCAGCGACATACTTGTCAAGATGAACGTTGTCTCAAAGGACGATCTTCTGACCACTCTGAGCGAAGGCCTGGGGTTCCCCCTGATAAACCTGTCAAGGATGCGCATAAACGAGGATACCCTTAAGATCATTCCCAAAAAGATACAACTTTCCTACAAGATGCTCCCGATTTCCAGAGTGGGTAAGCTCCTTACAGTCGCGATGGTAGATCCGCTGAATATCTTTGCGCTTGATGACGTGAAGGCCATTACCAATCTGGATATCAGCACTGTCATAGCCGAGGACAGCGACATGGAAGAAGCCCTTAACAGGTATTACGGCGTGTCCGCCGACGAAGAAATAAGCCAGATCGTCGAAGATATAGAAAGCACCAAGATGGAGATGGTTTCAGAAGAAGGCGAGAAGGTCTCTGCCGGAGAGCTTTTACAGATAACCGAAGATGCTCCGGTCGTCAAGCTGGCGAACCTTATCCTGACGCAGGCGATCAAGGAGCGGGCGAGTGATATACTCATTGAACCGATGGAGGCCAATTCAAGGGTCAGATACCGCGTGGACGGGATATTGAGAGAGGCGCAGCTTGCTCCCAAGAAATTCCACAGCGCTCTGATATCACGCATCAAGGTCATGTCCAACCTGAACATCGCCGAACGTAGGATGCCCCAGGACGGCAGGTTCAAGCTAAAGATAGAAGACCGGCGCATAGATTTCAGGGTATCCATAATACCTTCCAGTATCGGGGAAAAAGCCGCCCTCAGGATACTCGACAAGGAACAGGCGATGATCGACATCGACAGGCTCGGGTTCAAGAAGAGGGACAGGGAAAAGATACGCCATGCCAGTGAACAGCCTCACGGGATGATACTCGTATGCGGACCCACCGGTTGCGGGAAGACAACAACGCTATATTCCATATTGAAGCACGTGGATTCACCCGGAAGCAATCTGGTGACGGTGGAGGATCCGGTGGAATATGAATTGCACGGCATCAATCAGGTATCCGTTAACGAGGATGTAGGACTTACATTTGCGGGATGCCTGCGTTCGATACTGAGACAGGACCCCGATGTCATAATGGTCGGTGAGATCAGGGATTTTGAGACGGTGGATACCGCTATTAAATCCGCTTTGACCGGACACCTTGTGTTGAGCACGGTACATACCAATACCGCCGCCGGCAGTGTCGTAAGGCTTGTGAACATGGGGGTTGAGCCCTTCCTCATAGCGTCTTCGGTCATATTGATAGCCGCTCAGAGGCTTCTGAGGAGGTTGTGCCCGGAGTGCAAGGAATCACTTGCTCCTTCCGAGGATATCATTGAGCAGTACGGCCTTTATGACAAGGACGGAAAACCCGTCAAGAAGATATACCGTCCCAAAGGCTGCAAGTGGTGCGCGAACACAGGCTACAAGGGCAGGGTCGGTATAGTCGAATGCATGGAGATATCACCTGCTATCAAAGACCTTCTCTTCAAAAAAGCGGAAGACTTCGAGATACAGAAGGTCGCTGTAAAAGAAGGCATGACGACGCTTCGCCGTAACGGTGTTGAGAATGTTATTGACGGAGTGACCTCCCTTGAAGAGGTGCTGCGTATTACGGTCTAA
- a CDS encoding PilT/PilU family type 4a pilus ATPase has protein sequence MGIDINKLLVDMVENRASDLHINANSPILYRIDGELVKATEKTLTPTEAQEVTYSLLRKSQIERFEREKELDFSFQIEDVARYRGNAFFQRGHVGCAIRVIPFEIWTLEECGLPVKLVQKFCKAEKGLVLVTGATGSGKSTTLASMVDEINSKRKCHIVTVEDPIEFVHENKKSLVDQRQLPEDTYSFGNALRHVLRQDPDVILIGELRDLDTIQQAMIIADTGHLVLGTLHTSDSVQTINRIVDVFPSHQQAQIRSQLSFVLLGILSQQLLTRKDSSGMILATEILVATPAVRSMIREGKEHQIQSIIQTSQKTGMKTMNQALAELYAQGKITYDEALSKSMDVEELVKLIGASGEAG, from the coding sequence ATGGGAATAGATATAAACAAATTGCTGGTGGATATGGTGGAGAACCGTGCTTCGGACCTGCACATTAACGCTAATTCTCCCATACTGTATCGTATAGACGGCGAACTGGTCAAGGCGACGGAGAAGACCCTTACTCCCACCGAAGCCCAGGAAGTTACCTACAGCCTTTTGAGGAAATCTCAGATAGAGCGCTTTGAAAGAGAAAAAGAACTGGATTTTTCCTTTCAGATCGAGGATGTCGCAAGATACAGGGGCAACGCGTTCTTTCAGCGGGGCCACGTTGGTTGCGCAATACGGGTCATACCTTTTGAGATCTGGACCCTGGAGGAATGCGGGCTCCCGGTCAAGCTCGTTCAGAAGTTCTGCAAGGCCGAAAAGGGTCTTGTTCTTGTGACCGGTGCCACCGGAAGCGGCAAATCCACCACCCTGGCGTCAATGGTGGATGAGATCAATTCCAAGCGCAAATGCCATATCGTTACCGTGGAGGACCCCATAGAGTTCGTGCATGAGAACAAAAAGTCCCTTGTCGACCAGAGGCAGCTTCCCGAGGATACATACTCTTTCGGCAACGCGTTGAGACATGTGTTGAGACAGGATCCCGACGTTATACTTATAGGCGAGCTGCGTGATCTGGACACGATACAGCAGGCGATGATAATAGCCGATACCGGACATCTGGTGCTGGGTACTTTGCACACTTCTGACAGTGTGCAGACAATAAACCGCATCGTAGACGTTTTTCCGTCACACCAGCAGGCCCAGATACGGTCTCAGCTTTCATTCGTGCTTCTGGGAATATTGTCCCAGCAGCTTTTAACGCGCAAGGATTCTTCGGGGATGATACTCGCTACCGAGATACTGGTCGCGACCCCAGCTGTCAGAAGCATGATCCGCGAAGGGAAAGAACACCAGATACAATCGATCATACAGACTTCCCAGAAGACAGGCATGAAGACGATGAACCAGGCTCTGGCTGAGCTTTATGCGCAGGGCAAGATCACCTATGATGAGGCTCTGTCCAAATCCATGGACGTTGAGGAACTGGTCAAGCTCATCGGGGCTTCGGGAGAAGCAGGTTAG
- a CDS encoding diguanylate cyclase — protein MSFLKSLSMERKSLRYKLMIAFSLMSIIPLLVIVYFVTNYIFPNIDNLLEVTVVVLLTLWLSWLGYLLIRQIINPVIDLALETKLIAEGRFGSKVALEREDELGDIASAVNTMTTKIRNYIGELQDYSKKTAALNIQIHKKVITLTNLMQLGDLISAGSGFDDIAKFSTERISDELEGAFCAIIIRQKSGNYIMKAYNNNTGKDIPLGDLENKLPSFEKYFAKNEYIAIDAKPPQKSWLIELKKNIPLENVLLYPMRLEQKNVGVILLGNFSRGYEFTDEIVGIVRAYEKELILAYHSTRVFERVKSLEVVDTLTGLYSRGYLEERLQDEINRAVFYQRPCSLLVITIDNFEKYSDHYGVPKAKQVLKMVAHMLSTIMSPVGKGARFDYDEFGVLLPEKNKRESIAVAEDIRERIENMEISADPYDKITVSIGVGENPIDGTNAKEIIAKAYHNLERAKEEGHNRVVGE, from the coding sequence ATGAGCTTTCTAAAGTCGCTTTCCATGGAAAGGAAAAGCTTGCGATATAAACTTATGATCGCTTTTTCCCTTATGTCGATCATTCCTCTTCTGGTTATAGTTTATTTCGTGACCAACTATATTTTCCCCAACATCGACAATCTGCTCGAGGTCACCGTGGTAGTGCTCCTGACGCTCTGGCTTTCCTGGCTGGGGTATCTTCTGATAAGGCAGATAATAAATCCCGTTATAGACCTGGCTCTGGAGACCAAACTCATAGCTGAGGGCAGGTTCGGTTCAAAGGTCGCCCTGGAGAGGGAGGACGAACTGGGGGACATAGCTTCGGCGGTCAATACCATGACCACCAAAATACGCAATTACATCGGAGAACTTCAGGATTACAGTAAAAAGACCGCCGCACTGAACATCCAGATACACAAAAAGGTCATTACTCTTACGAACCTGATGCAGCTGGGGGACCTAATTAGCGCCGGTTCCGGGTTTGATGACATCGCGAAGTTCTCCACTGAACGTATTTCAGATGAGCTGGAGGGAGCTTTCTGCGCAATTATCATACGCCAGAAGTCCGGCAACTATATCATGAAAGCATATAACAACAATACCGGTAAGGACATACCCCTGGGTGATCTGGAGAATAAACTGCCCTCTTTCGAGAAATATTTCGCCAAGAACGAGTATATCGCCATAGACGCGAAACCTCCCCAGAAGTCGTGGCTGATAGAGCTGAAGAAGAATATTCCCCTGGAGAACGTTCTTCTTTATCCCATGAGGCTTGAACAGAAGAACGTGGGGGTCATCCTGCTGGGTAATTTCAGCCGGGGTTATGAATTCACCGACGAGATCGTGGGCATCGTCCGTGCCTATGAAAAAGAGCTCATACTCGCCTACCACAGCACGCGCGTCTTTGAGCGGGTTAAAAGCCTTGAAGTGGTGGATACGCTCACCGGGCTTTATTCACGGGGATATCTGGAAGAACGCCTGCAGGATGAGATCAACAGGGCTGTTTTTTACCAGAGACCATGTTCGCTGCTTGTGATCACTATAGATAACTTCGAGAAATATTCCGATCATTACGGTGTCCCCAAAGCGAAACAGGTGCTTAAGATGGTGGCGCACATGCTCAGCACCATAATGTCCCCCGTTGGCAAAGGCGCGAGGTTCGATTACGATGAGTTCGGTGTGCTGCTTCCGGAGAAGAATAAGCGAGAGAGCATCGCCGTGGCGGAGGATATCAGAGAGAGAATAGAGAACATGGAGATATCCGCCGATCCGTATGACAAGATTACAGTAAGTATTGGCGTCGGCGAAAACCCCATAGATGGCACCAATGCCAAGGAGATAATAGCCAAAGCTTATCACAATCTAGAACGGGCCAAAGAGGAAGGCCATAACAGGGTAGTGGGGGAATAA
- a CDS encoding TIGR03960 family B12-binding radical SAM protein has translation MDEKIREILTRVQKPGRYAGGETNIILKEHTPQKVSVALAYPDIYEVGMSYLGLRILYHLLNERDDVVCERVFAPWGDMEDQMRVEGVKLYGLETKRPLDSFDIIGFSVVYELTYTNILNMLDLAGVPLRSKERKGSDPLVIAGGACCYNPEPLSEFIDAFVIGDGEEVFPELVETCRLLKEKAAGREQVLRELSRIEGVYVPSLYRARYANGWFSSIEPVDPEVPERVSRILVEDLENAYYPRKQIVPLIRIVHDRIAVEIMRGCPNKCRFCQASAVNRPVRLRTPEKIREICLETYRETGYENIALLSLSSVNYPYLTELVRDLNRSFSDKGVGVSIPSLRVDEAFYGIPEMLSVIKKGSLTFAPETASEVIRESIDKNIDINVLCRSALLAYKHGWRKLKLYFMVGFPGQTEEAEGILEMAGKLSGLKKKVSKRAAEIRLSINPFVPKPHTPFQWVGMKGMDELASLEADLRSHSRGKVKVDFHDIGQAVIEACMARGDRRIAEVIFTAWEKGAKMDGWREYFDHKLWQSSFSENGLSVEEYARKNYSLEDELPWGHIGNAGDEKLLREEFKLSGIALKNPS, from the coding sequence ATGGATGAAAAGATCAGGGAAATCTTGACCAGGGTGCAGAAGCCGGGCAGGTACGCCGGAGGTGAGACCAACATCATCCTTAAAGAACACACCCCCCAGAAGGTCTCTGTTGCTCTTGCCTACCCCGATATTTATGAAGTGGGGATGAGTTACCTGGGTCTGCGTATACTCTATCATTTGCTCAACGAACGGGATGATGTCGTCTGCGAGAGGGTCTTCGCCCCTTGGGGTGATATGGAGGACCAGATGCGCGTCGAAGGAGTTAAGCTTTATGGTCTTGAAACCAAACGGCCCCTGGACAGCTTCGATATTATCGGTTTCAGCGTGGTGTATGAACTTACGTATACGAACATCCTCAATATGCTTGACCTGGCAGGTGTGCCTCTGCGCTCAAAAGAAAGAAAGGGCTCCGACCCGCTTGTTATAGCCGGTGGCGCATGCTGCTACAATCCCGAACCGCTCAGTGAGTTTATCGATGCTTTTGTCATAGGTGACGGAGAAGAGGTTTTCCCGGAACTGGTGGAAACCTGCAGGCTTCTCAAGGAAAAGGCAGCGGGGAGGGAGCAGGTGCTGAGGGAGTTATCCCGCATTGAAGGCGTATACGTACCGTCGCTCTACCGGGCAAGATATGCGAACGGTTGGTTCTCCTCGATCGAGCCTGTAGACCCGGAAGTGCCTGAGAGGGTCAGCAGGATACTTGTTGAAGACCTTGAGAACGCGTATTACCCACGCAAACAGATCGTGCCGCTTATCAGGATCGTGCATGATCGTATAGCTGTTGAGATCATGAGGGGATGTCCCAACAAGTGCCGATTCTGTCAGGCCAGCGCGGTGAACCGCCCGGTAAGATTGAGGACCCCGGAAAAGATCAGAGAGATATGCCTTGAAACCTACCGGGAAACAGGCTATGAGAACATAGCCCTTTTATCACTTTCAAGCGTGAACTATCCGTATTTAACCGAACTGGTCCGTGACCTCAACCGCAGCTTCAGCGACAAGGGCGTGGGTGTATCCATACCTTCGCTGCGGGTGGACGAGGCCTTTTACGGGATACCCGAGATGCTTTCGGTGATAAAAAAGGGATCTCTCACTTTCGCGCCGGAGACCGCCAGCGAGGTCATAAGAGAATCCATAGACAAGAACATTGACATCAATGTTCTTTGCAGGTCGGCACTTTTAGCCTACAAACACGGGTGGAGGAAGTTGAAACTGTATTTCATGGTGGGGTTCCCCGGCCAGACCGAAGAAGCGGAGGGGATACTCGAGATGGCGGGCAAACTTTCCGGGCTCAAGAAGAAGGTCTCCAAGAGGGCCGCGGAAATCCGCCTCAGCATCAATCCTTTCGTTCCCAAACCACACACTCCCTTTCAATGGGTCGGGATGAAGGGCATGGATGAGCTGGCTTCTCTTGAAGCCGATCTCAGGTCGCATTCCCGCGGAAAGGTCAAGGTCGATTTCCATGACATCGGCCAGGCTGTTATTGAAGCCTGTATGGCAAGGGGGGACAGGCGCATAGCGGAAGTGATATTTACCGCGTGGGAGAAGGGCGCTAAGATGGACGGATGGCGGGAATATTTCGATCATAAGCTTTGGCAGAGCTCTTTTTCAGAGAACGGCCTATCTGTGGAAGAATATGCCCGGAAAAATTATTCACTGGAAGATGAATTGCCGTGGGGGCATATAGGCAATGCCGGTGATGAAAAACTCCTGAGAGAGGAGTTTAAACTCAGCGGTATCGCCCTGAAAAATCCTTCTTGA
- the rodA gene encoding rod shape-determining protein RodA, giving the protein MAAREVTLPREPQEKYLKRLKSWGFWALKGEGMLKEVRGQVDHVLLFAVLAIITIGIVFIYSATWDPVSSVGLRTLVIKQMIWVAGGLLLVFLITNIDYMRLVNYAYLAYVINLLALVFLLFFGGERYGARRWIDLGPLSIQPSEFMKVTVIMVLAAFLGERRENAGSFGNFAGSIVLIFPAAVLIFLQPDLGTAFVLVPILFTMLFICGENVKYIVSSIILGLASLPFFWLLLKDYQKDRLMVFINPDIDPLGAGYTIIQSKIAIGSGGLFGKGWLNGTQSHLKFLPERHTDFIFSVVGEEWGFAGAVLLVGLYAVVIARGIRIIAGSADIYARALAAGVVTLLAFQVFVNISMTIGMMPVVGLPLPFVSYGGSNTVASLICVGFLLSISRRAS; this is encoded by the coding sequence ATGGCGGCAAGGGAGGTTACTTTGCCGCGGGAACCGCAGGAAAAATATTTAAAAAGGCTGAAGAGCTGGGGCTTCTGGGCCCTTAAAGGGGAGGGTATGTTAAAAGAGGTAAGGGGACAGGTCGATCACGTATTGCTTTTCGCCGTGCTGGCGATAATAACCATAGGGATCGTTTTTATTTACAGCGCTACCTGGGATCCGGTCTCTTCCGTCGGTCTCAGGACGCTCGTGATCAAACAGATGATATGGGTGGCCGGGGGATTGCTGCTGGTATTCCTTATAACCAATATCGATTACATGAGGCTTGTCAACTATGCGTATCTTGCATACGTCATCAACCTGCTGGCGCTTGTTTTTCTTCTTTTCTTCGGCGGGGAACGTTACGGCGCCAGACGCTGGATAGATCTGGGGCCACTATCGATCCAGCCTTCTGAATTCATGAAAGTGACCGTGATAATGGTCCTGGCGGCCTTTCTCGGAGAGAGGCGCGAGAACGCCGGTTCATTCGGCAATTTTGCCGGTTCTATCGTACTGATATTCCCCGCGGCGGTGCTGATTTTCCTGCAACCCGATCTGGGAACCGCATTCGTTCTCGTCCCGATACTTTTTACGATGCTCTTCATCTGCGGGGAGAACGTCAAATATATAGTGTCCAGCATAATCCTAGGCCTGGCGAGCCTGCCTTTTTTCTGGCTGCTTCTTAAGGACTACCAGAAGGACCGCCTGATGGTTTTCATAAACCCTGACATAGACCCTCTCGGGGCGGGTTATACGATCATACAGTCGAAGATAGCGATAGGTTCGGGGGGGCTCTTCGGTAAAGGATGGCTGAACGGTACACAGAGCCATCTTAAGTTCCTGCCCGAGAGGCATACGGATTTTATCTTTTCCGTAGTAGGCGAAGAATGGGGCTTTGCTGGCGCCGTACTTTTGGTGGGGCTGTATGCTGTGGTCATTGCCAGAGGTATCAGGATAATCGCCGGTTCTGCTGATATATACGCCAGGGCATTGGCCGCAGGTGTGGTGACCCTTCTTGCGTTCCAGGTCTTCGTGAACATTTCCATGACCATCGGCATGATGCCGGTCGTGGGACTGCCCCTGCCGTTCGTGAGTTACGGCGGGTCTAACACGGTGGCATCTCTTATATGCGTGGGTTTTCTGTTGAGTATAAGCCGCAGGGCAAGCTGA
- the mrdA gene encoding penicillin-binding protein 2, whose amino-acid sequence MGSYQHHIPGAVIVHTSPGLARTGRINRGSVFMRIKIYAFLLAVSFLLLIGGLGYIQITKHAKFKVMSEENRLKVVPLMAPRGAILDRKGEYLAKDVLSFDLSIIYSQVKNINSTARAIASILGTSEEEVAVRIKQGRWRPYSPVMIAEDIGIEKAIYFEEISVDQPGILIDVSSKRKYANSEVAANVVGYLGLINRSEFDRLKHYGYRVNDLVGRGGIEKTYDDYLRGTHGGKQVEVDHRGREIMVLGLKEPVPGKDLYLTIDLELQKYCDSILEGKRGSILAMDPETGAILAMASAPSFDPEIFIDARRKRAEVAEVLNDAEYPLLNRAISGVYPPGSVFKTVLATAGLETGVVTAHTVFNCTGSMRLGRRAFHCWRESGHGDQNLEEAIKNSCNVYFWRLGSHLGVDNIAEYAGMFGVGRATGVDLPAEADGLLPSREWKRKKYDEPWYKGETLNYSVGQGYVLCSPLQVCRIMSVFANGGYLVRPYIAESVEGVSLNKPERTRLDISEDTLEHIREGLRKVVNDRRGTGMKARLSEVVVAGKTGTAQTSRNKNHGWFAGFAPFDGPKLTIVVFDEYGGKGGYFAAGTAGKIFKKAEELGLLGP is encoded by the coding sequence ATGGGCTCTTATCAGCACCATATTCCTGGCGCCGTTATTGTTCATACTTCTCCAGGCCTGGCTAGGACTGGAAGAATAAACAGAGGTTCTGTGTTCATGAGAATCAAGATCTACGCTTTTCTTCTTGCTGTATCTTTCCTGCTGCTTATAGGGGGGCTGGGGTACATACAGATTACCAAGCATGCCAAGTTCAAGGTGATGTCCGAGGAGAACAGGCTGAAAGTCGTACCCCTGATGGCGCCGCGTGGGGCGATCCTCGACAGGAAGGGCGAATATCTGGCAAAAGATGTCCTGAGCTTTGATCTTTCGATCATATACAGTCAGGTCAAGAATATCAATTCCACCGCTCGGGCCATTGCGTCGATCCTGGGGACTTCAGAGGAAGAGGTGGCCGTAAGGATCAAGCAGGGAAGATGGAGGCCATATTCACCTGTCATGATAGCCGAGGACATAGGCATAGAAAAAGCGATATATTTTGAGGAGATTTCCGTGGACCAGCCGGGGATACTTATAGATGTATCTTCAAAGCGCAAATATGCCAATAGTGAGGTTGCGGCAAATGTCGTAGGTTATCTGGGGCTGATAAACCGCTCCGAGTTCGACCGGTTAAAGCATTACGGTTACAGGGTGAACGACCTGGTGGGCAGGGGCGGCATCGAAAAGACATATGATGATTATCTGAGGGGCACCCATGGAGGTAAGCAGGTAGAAGTAGATCATCGCGGCAGGGAGATAATGGTGCTGGGGCTTAAAGAACCGGTCCCCGGAAAGGACCTGTACCTGACGATCGATCTTGAGCTACAGAAGTATTGTGACAGCATACTCGAAGGAAAGAGAGGTTCTATTCTTGCCATGGATCCCGAAACCGGCGCGATCCTGGCTATGGCCAGTGCTCCTTCGTTCGATCCTGAGATATTCATCGATGCCAGAAGAAAAAGAGCGGAAGTCGCGGAAGTGCTTAATGACGCCGAATACCCGCTTCTGAACAGGGCTATCAGCGGTGTTTATCCGCCGGGGTCTGTCTTTAAAACTGTACTGGCAACTGCCGGGCTAGAGACGGGTGTAGTAACCGCTCATACCGTTTTTAATTGCACTGGCAGTATGAGGCTTGGCCGGAGGGCCTTCCATTGTTGGAGGGAAAGCGGTCACGGCGACCAGAATCTGGAAGAAGCGATCAAGAATTCATGTAATGTGTATTTCTGGAGACTGGGAAGCCATCTGGGGGTTGACAACATCGCCGAATATGCCGGCATGTTCGGTGTGGGGCGTGCGACGGGAGTGGATCTTCCCGCGGAAGCGGACGGACTTCTGCCGAGCAGGGAGTGGAAAAGGAAAAAGTATGATGAGCCGTGGTATAAGGGGGAGACGCTGAACTATTCCGTTGGGCAGGGATATGTGCTCTGTTCCCCGCTGCAGGTGTGCCGTATAATGTCCGTTTTCGCTAATGGCGGTTATCTGGTCAGGCCCTATATCGCTGAAAGCGTTGAGGGTGTTTCTCTTAACAAGCCCGAGAGGACCCGGCTGGATATATCAGAAGATACATTGGAGCATATCAGGGAAGGCCTAAGGAAGGTTGTTAACGACCGCAGGGGAACGGGCATGAAAGCCCGACTCTCGGAGGTTGTGGTGGCGGGCAAGACCGGTACGGCACAGACCTCCAGAAATAAGAACCACGGCTGGTTCGCAGGGTTCGCGCCTTTTGACGGGCCGAAACTGACGATTGTGGTTTTTGACGAGTATGGCGGCAAGGGAGGTTACTTTGCCGCGGGAACCGCAGGAAAAATATTTAAAAAGGCTGAAGAGCTGGGGCTTCTGGGCCCTTAA
- the mreC gene encoding rod shape-determining protein MreC, which produces MQRLFKEKRTWFLVTALLLAVALYHFVPSIPRGIKKITLGILSAPANAINIIGDRLRSRNDLEQENRLLRKEVAELSLRIDRLEELKKENERFRALLEFKADIGFNTVSAEVIARNPTDWESSFIINKGTRDGLRKNMAVCSSEGLLGKTVEVQNSISSVMLITHPGFRAGGTLKDSRINGVIAGGGKGKVRMLYIPADADVETGEIAITSGFSHVFPEGITVGEVVSVEKSGTGLYKYAILKPSAEASVQEEVLCIE; this is translated from the coding sequence GTGCAAAGACTTTTCAAAGAAAAACGTACCTGGTTTCTTGTTACAGCACTCCTTCTAGCGGTAGCACTATATCACTTTGTCCCCTCTATTCCCCGCGGGATAAAAAAGATCACGCTTGGAATACTTTCCGCTCCGGCGAACGCCATCAATATAATTGGAGACAGATTACGTTCCCGTAACGACCTTGAGCAGGAAAACAGACTTTTGCGCAAGGAGGTCGCCGAACTTTCCCTCAGGATAGACCGTTTGGAAGAGCTAAAGAAGGAGAACGAGCGTTTTCGCGCCCTGCTCGAATTCAAGGCAGACATAGGTTTCAATACCGTTTCCGCGGAGGTCATCGCGCGCAATCCTACCGATTGGGAAAGCTCTTTCATCATCAACAAAGGCACCAGGGACGGTCTCCGCAAGAACATGGCCGTTTGTTCTTCGGAGGGCCTGCTGGGTAAAACCGTGGAAGTTCAGAACTCGATAAGTTCGGTCATGCTCATCACTCACCCGGGATTCAGGGCCGGCGGCACACTCAAGGATTCACGGATCAACGGTGTGATAGCCGGGGGCGGGAAGGGTAAGGTCAGGATGCTGTATATCCCTGCAGATGCTGATGTCGAAACCGGTGAGATCGCAATAACATCCGGGTTCAGTCATGTTTTTCCGGAAGGGATAACCGTTGGTGAAGTGGTCAGTGTCGAAAAGAGCGGAACCGGGCTGTATAAATACGCCATACTTAAACCTTCTGCGGAGGCTAGCGTCCAGGAAGAAGTTCTCTGCATTGAATGA
- a CDS encoding MreB/Mrl family cell shape determining protein, whose protein sequence is MFSSDMGIDLGTASTLVYLKNEGIVLCEPSVVAIEAGTSNVLAVGEEAKRMLGRTPGNIVAIRPMRDGVIADFEITESMLRYFIKKVHNSRTLVRPRIVVAVPSGITEVEKRAVKDSALHAGAREVFMLEEPVAASIGVGLPIQEPSGNMIIDIGGGTTEMAVISLAGVVFSKSIRIGGDEMDEALINYLKRTYNLMVGERTAEEIKIRIGSGYPMEEEMTMDVRGRDLVAGLPKMITITSEEVREALSEPIAQIVEAVRITLERTPPELSADLIEKGLILAGGGALLRGLDKLIAEETGLPVHLADDPLTAVALGTGKVLSELRYLKRLTVAPRLQK, encoded by the coding sequence ATGTTCTCCAGCGATATGGGGATAGACCTGGGAACTGCCTCCACGCTTGTTTACCTTAAGAACGAGGGAATAGTTCTTTGTGAGCCGTCGGTCGTGGCCATCGAAGCAGGCACTTCTAATGTCCTGGCTGTTGGTGAAGAAGCCAAACGTATGCTCGGAAGGACCCCCGGTAATATCGTTGCCATACGGCCCATGAGAGACGGAGTTATCGCTGATTTCGAGATCACCGAGAGCATGCTGAGATATTTTATTAAAAAGGTGCACAACTCCCGCACTCTGGTCCGTCCCCGCATAGTTGTGGCGGTTCCTTCAGGCATTACCGAAGTCGAGAAAAGAGCAGTCAAGGACTCGGCCCTTCATGCCGGAGCAAGAGAGGTTTTCATGCTGGAGGAACCCGTTGCCGCTTCTATAGGAGTGGGTCTTCCTATCCAGGAGCCTTCAGGTAACATGATAATAGATATCGGCGGCGGTACGACCGAAATGGCGGTTATATCTCTGGCCGGGGTCGTTTTCTCGAAATCCATCCGTATCGGCGGGGATGAAATGGATGAAGCTCTTATAAATTACCTCAAAAGGACCTACAACCTGATGGTGGGAGAAAGAACCGCCGAGGAGATCAAGATCAGGATCGGATCGGGGTATCCCATGGAAGAAGAAATGACCATGGATGTACGCGGACGTGATCTTGTCGCCGGCTTACCGAAGATGATAACCATAACCAGCGAAGAGGTGAGGGAAGCCCTTTCAGAGCCTATAGCCCAGATAGTCGAGGCGGTACGTATCACTCTTGAGAGGACACCGCCCGAACTGTCGGCCGATCTTATCGAAAAAGGTCTGATCCTGGCCGGTGGAGGAGCTCTTCTCAGGGGTCTGGATAAGCTTATCGCTGAAGAAACGGGACTTCCGGTGCACCTTGCCGACGATCCTTTAACTGCGGTCGCTTTGGGTACGGGCAAGGTCCTGAGCGAGCTGAGGTATCTTAAAAGGCTTACTGTTGCGCCCAGACTGCAAAAATAA